CTCATCGACAACCGGTCCGCCCTCGACGCTCTCCCGGAAGCCGCGCTTCCAGGTCTCCCATTTTCCTGGCCCTCGGACGCGCGAGTCCAGCTGGAACGGGGGAGGGGGGTCTTCCATGAACTCTTCGGCGCGGATCCCGCCGGTTTGTGGCCCTCGGAAGGTTCGATCAGCCCCGCGGCCCTCGAGATGGCCGTTGCGACCGGTTTCCGGTGGGCGGCGACGGATGAGATTCTCCTTGGGCGGGCGCTCGGAAAGCCTGTGAGAAGGGATCCGGACGGGATACCCACCGAGCCGGACTGGTTTTATCGCCCGTACGCTGCGGTGACCAGGAGCGGATCGATCCCCGTATTCTTCCGCGACCACCACCTGTCCGACCTGATCGGATTCGAATATTCCCGCTGGGATGCGCATGACGCTGCCAATAATTTCATCCATAATATCAAACGGATATACGAGCGACTCTCCTCCGGGAAATCAAGGGGTTCCGAAAACGAGTACGTCATCCCGGTCATCCTGGACGGGGAGAACGCCTGGGAATATTTCCACGATTCAGGAATGACATTTCTAAACGTATTATTGAATAATCTTGAACAGTTAAGGCCTAATATTGAGTTCGTTACATTATCTGAGTCGATCGATCGGATCGACGAGATCCGGGAGCTTCCCTCCATTCCGACGGGATCATGGATCGACGGGACCTTCCATATCTGGATCGGACACCCGGAAGACCACGCCGCTTGGGAGATGCTCTCCCGGGCGCGCACTCTCGTCGAATCGAAAATCAAGGCCTCCTTGAAGGAGGGGAAGGGGGAATCAGCCGACCTGCGCAAGGCGCTGGACTATCTCCTGGTCGCCGAAGGTTCGGACTGGTGCTGGTGGTACGGTGACGATCACTTCACGCCTCATGCTCCCGAATTCGACCGCCTTTTTCGGAATAACATAAAAGCCGCGTATAAGGCAATTGGAGTCATCCCTCCGGATTCATTAGATATTCCAATCATCAAAACCGACAAGATTGTCCAGGAAAAGAATGTGATTCCGGCCCCGAGGTCCTATATCCAGCCACGGATCGACGGAATGGTGTCTTCCTATTTTGAATGGAATTCGGCAAGGAAGGTCGTTCCTGCCCCGGCATTCGGCACGATGCATCGCGCCGGACATCTCATTCTTTCCTGCTTCTATTACGGCTTCAGCGTCGATGAACTCTTTTTCCGGTTCGACCTCGACAGCATGGCCGTGGAAAACGTTCAAGAGGTGGAGCTCGAAGTTTTGTTCCAGGCCAAATCCGTAAAGTTCCATTCCGTGTTTGATCCGGCGGGAGGCGGCTTCACCTGGTCCTTCGGGAAGATCATGGAATCCGATGGGGGGGTTACGGCGTCCTTCGAAGAAAGCGCAAGTGCGCCGGGCGGGAATGGGAACATACGCGCCGCCTTCAGCAAGGTTCTGGAGTTGGCGATTCCCCTCGAAACTCTCGATTGCGTGCGGGACGAGCGGCTCGAGTTCTTCGTCACGATCCAGATATCCGGGTCGTTCGGAGAGCGGTGGCCTATCTACGGAACGTTTTCCGCCGAGCTTCCCGGGACCGACTTCGCGGAGAGGATGTGGCATGCCTGAGCGGGCCCTTGCCGGGGTGGTTACGTCCGGTAATGTATAGTATCCGACGATAACAGGCCGTCCCTGAAGGAGAAAAACTCCTTGACAGGGCGGCGAAAGTCTGTATCATATTCTCAACCACAGGGCTGTGTCGATGCTACCGGGCACGGGCACAGTCGAACTATACTGCGTGGTTGTAAGAAACTCAAAGCATATTCGCCGGAAAATCCCTTGTTGGATAGCGGGGGCCGGTCGGATATGCTTAGAAACGCTGAAGTCAGTTCCGATTTCAAACTCATCGAAGTTCGGCAACATGGCGACCGTTACCGGATCGTATTGGATACCGACCACGCCGCGGTAAAAGAAATCCTCCGCTTCTTTATCTTCGCCTCGCAATTCGCGCACACGTTCTTCTACAAGTCCAAGGCGGTCGCTGTCTCCGATGATAAGGAACAGGAGAACCGTGAGCGTCAAGCCCGGTACGAGGCATGGTGCATCGGCACGGTACTTCCAAAGTTCCGCGACCTGGAGGGAACGCCAACAGAGAAATTCCGGCAGATGAAAGAATGGCTGAACGCCCAGGGGGAGACGTTGGAGTTCATGGGTGGCCGAGAAAATGGCTACCTGCGGGCCGAGGTCGAATCCCTGATTTACAACGCTCGGAAATTCGAGCGTGCGTCCAAGAAAAACGTCAAATCGAATTCAGAGATTCCTGCCGAGATCATCGAGATGAGCGATGCTGCTGGCGGGGATGCTTCATAGTAAGAAAAAGGGGGCAACTGTCTCAAGTCGGATAGCGCAAGAGGCACGCTGAAAAGTGCCTTCCACCTAAGCCGGAACATAGGGTACACCTGACGTTCGCTGTAATACCGCGTACGTCGCCGAGAAGGGTCCGGTTCTGTGGTACAGCGCGATGACCCATGACAGGTCAATGCTCCGACCTCGCGCCGAGGATAACGGGTGTGCTCACTATGAAGAGCGGGACACCTTGGCGGAGTGAGCGGTCCTGCCGGAAGACGAAAGGGGTTCCGAGGCGTAGATCGTACGGCTTCTCGGACGGAACCCTCTGGTCGCAAGCGGGCACACCCGGACTTGGTGC
This genomic stretch from bacterium harbors:
- a CDS encoding glycoside hydrolase — protein: MKLRVCFLWHMHQPYYKDPETGSYILPWVRLHAIKDYAALPVIFRGHPGVRHTVNLVPSLLVQVRDYVENGADDVFLSVSRKNALDLTKEENEFLLRNFFSAYAPTMILPQPRFAELLRGHEAALRSLDRKNGGPGGYGASEYTDLATLFNLAWFHPLFRDGDRELSRLWRKGSGFTEREKNYVLDHQIIVMGRVIDEYRKLSREDGGELSSSPMYHPILPLLIDNRSALDALPEAALPGLPFSWPSDARVQLERGRGVFHELFGADPAGLWPSEGSISPAALEMAVATGFRWAATDEILLGRALGKPVRRDPDGIPTEPDWFYRPYAAVTRSGSIPVFFRDHHLSDLIGFEYSRWDAHDAANNFIHNIKRIYERLSSGKSRGSENEYVIPVILDGENAWEYFHDSGMTFLNVLLNNLEQLRPNIEFVTLSESIDRIDEIRELPSIPTGSWIDGTFHIWIGHPEDHAAWEMLSRARTLVESKIKASLKEGKGESADLRKALDYLLVAEGSDWCWWYGDDHFTPHAPEFDRLFRNNIKAAYKAIGVIPPDSLDIPIIKTDKIVQEKNVIPAPRSYIQPRIDGMVSSYFEWNSARKVVPAPAFGTMHRAGHLILSCFYYGFSVDELFFRFDLDSMAVENVQEVELEVLFQAKSVKFHSVFDPAGGGFTWSFGKIMESDGGVTASFEESASAPGGNGNIRAAFSKVLELAIPLETLDCVRDERLEFFVTIQISGSFGERWPIYGTFSAELPGTDFAERMWHA